The following are encoded together in the Anopheles nili chromosome 3, idAnoNiliSN_F5_01, whole genome shotgun sequence genome:
- the LOC128724916 gene encoding LOW QUALITY PROTEIN: G-protein coupled receptor Mth2-like (The sequence of the model RefSeq protein was modified relative to this genomic sequence to represent the inferred CDS: inserted 2 bases in 1 codon): MKPYRSVRKEAIVRCQLLVLWVLMLVSGGTGIGDDCSVADRIDLTNGIMDRSGSIRYAGNVYSPENYTSNVDSSQVYSCVCAKRKCVYVCCYFIDRTNCEESSLPLNQTVLHRTSNVVQEIDLRENSDYWLIYATPPAWNYTPGYALQISGYEGELINDGSFAYGTKNYASRTYCINPAEDSPPHVWIKETDEXISRCIGMLISIPFLVATLIVYALIPELRNIPGKSLMCYVFSLTGSYVTLVMIKHNLFENIPDWCRAIGYVCYLSMMSGFFWLNLMAFDIYWTFGGHRRTTTDQGKFLLYCCYGFGSPVVFLTIALLADHTAVIEQSLRPGFGEGQCLFKAEQLVSFLYLYLPLVLLMSANMFFFISTALKINLIERTTAAALQGESGRHGKFTNERNRYGLYVRLFVVMGVTWTFECITWIVDTQNWLVYVTDICNCISGVFIFILFVGKRKVWLLLQQRISGKKIRRQGQPIFSVTASKSTALPSMPNQSSQVRMDCSSF, encoded by the exons ATGAAGCCGTACCGTAGTGTCCGTAAGGAAGCGATCGTTAGATGTCAGTTGTTGGTGCTTTGGGTTCTGATGCTTGTCAGTGGAGGGACTGGAATCGGCGATGATTGTTCCGTTGCTGATCGGATCGACCTAACGAATGGTATTATGGATCGCAGTGGTTCGATAAGGTATGCCGGGAACGTCTATTCGCCCGAAAACTACACCTCCAACGTAGATTCTAGCCAGGTGTACagctgtgtgtgcgcgaaacgcaaatgtgtgtacgtgtgttgtTACTTCATCGATCGGACGAACTGCGAGGAGTCATCGCTGCCACTGAACCAGACCGTTTTGCATCGAACCAGCAACGTAGTTCAAGAGATCGATCTACGAGAGAACAGCGATTACTGGTTGATCTATGCGACGCCACCGGCCTGGAACTACACCCCCGGCTATGCGTTGCAGATCTCTGGTTATGAAGGTGAACTGATCAAC GATGGGAGTTTTGCGTACGGGACGAAGAATTACGCTAGTAGGACGTATTGCATCAATCCGGCTGAGGATTCTCCACCACATGTGTGGATTAAGGAAACGGACGA TATTTCGAGGTGCATCG GCATGCTAATCTCGATACCCTTCCTCGTGGCTACGTTGATCGTGTACGCGTTGATTCCTGAGCTTCGAAACATCCCCGGAAAATCTCTGATGTGCTACGTGTTCTCGTTGACTGGAAGCTACGTGACACTGGTGATGATTAAGCATAATCTTTTCGAAAATATACCCGATTGGTGCCGAGCGATCGGGTACGTTTGTTACCTCTCAATGATGTCCGGGTTCTTCTGGCTCAACTTGATGGCGTTCGACATCTACTGGACGTTTGGGGGTCATCGTCGGACGACGACTGATCAAGGGAAATTTTTGCTTTACTGCTGCTATGGGTTCGGTAGTCCGGTGGTTTTCTTAACGATTGCGCTTCTAGCTGACCATACGGCTGTGATAGAACAGAGTCTCCGGCCTGGATTTGGAGAGGGTCAGTGTTTGTTCAAGG CGGAACAACTCGTCTCGTTCCTGTATCTCTACCTACCGCTGGTACTGCTTATGAGTGCTAACATGTTCTTTTTCATTAGCACTGCGTTGAAGATCAACCTCATAGAGCGAACTACCGCCGCGGCTCTACAGGGCGAATCGGGACGTCACGGCAAATTCACAAACGAACGTAATCG CTACGGTTTGTACGTGCGCTTGTTCGTCGTGATGGGCGTCACATGGACGTTTGAGTGCATCACCTGGATCGTGGACACGCAGAATTGGCTGGTATATGTGACGGACATTTGCAACTGCATTAgtggtgtatttattttcattctgtTCGTGGGAAAGCGCAAAGTTTGGTTACTACTGCAGCAGAG GATTAGCGGCAAGAAGATCAGAAGGCAAGGACAACCGATATTTTCAGTGACTGCAAGCAAATCGACTGCGCTGCCTTCAATGCCAAATCAGTCAAGTCAGGTCCGAATGGACTGTTCTAGTTTCTAA
- the LOC128724917 gene encoding histidine-rich glycoprotein-like yields the protein MIAPSRAAPAARQVRRSADEPASSYFFFSRSPGHAIEFTGTPLGELPKVLPSLTEIKHHIPTLLGEDHEDDDEHGAVYRVEEHDHEDDDDGEEREEHGSAYDVGHHAKKGVTSDKGYDEKHSHERGRKGSYGKEHHENQYANGADRSHSHHDEGSHHRDHHAAAHRTKGGKHHEKKHHKKGSKTTGYHNVFHKDEYKKEHVFYDTSDHSGQFKKYGSAHEHHGLETGQHASGGHENRAHREGGHKKSGGSQHGAYDEHQDAFRHQHGRERHNKDGSSYGHSGAAERGYQIIHP from the coding sequence ATGATCGCCCCTTCGAGGGCTGCCCCAGCCGCACGGCAAGTGCGCAGATCGGCAGATGAGCCCGCTTCGAGTTACTTCTTCTTTAGTCGATCGCCAGGACACGCGATCGAGTTCACAGGGACGCCTCTTGGCGAGCTGCCGAAGGTGTTACCATCACTGACGGAGATCAAGCACCACATTCCGACGCTGCTGGGTGAAGATcatgaggacgacgatgagCACGGAGCGGTGTATCGCGTGGAAGAACACGAtcacgaggacgatgacgatggagAGGAGCGTGAGGAGCACGGATCGGCGTATGATGTGGGTCACCACGCAAAAAAGGGCGTCACCTCGGACAAGGGATACGACGAGAAGCATTCCCATGAGCGAGGCCGCAAAGGTAGTTACGGAAAGGAGCATCATGAAAACCAGTACGCCAACGGAGCGGATAGGAGTCATTCACACCACGACGAAGGATCGCATCATCGCGATCATCATGCAGCGGCCCACCGCACGAAGGGTGGCAAACACCACGAGAAGAAACATCACAAGAAGGGCTCGAAAACGACAGGCTACCACAACGTGTTCCACAAGGACGAGTACAAGAAGGAGCACGTCTTCTACGACACGAGCGATCACAGCGGGCAATTCAAGAAGTACGGATCGGCGCACGAACATCATGGGCTTGAGACGGGCCAGCACGCATCCGGTGGCCACGAGAACCGAGCACATCGTGAAGGTGGCCACAAGAAGTCGGGCGGAAGCCAACATGGTGCGTACGACGAGCATCAGGACGCGTTCCGGCATCAGCATGGTCGGGAACGGCACAATAAGGATGGTTCGAGTTACGGCCACTCGGGGGCGGCTGAGCGCGGTTACCAGATTATTCACCCTTAG